From a single Equus asinus isolate D_3611 breed Donkey chromosome 2, EquAss-T2T_v2, whole genome shotgun sequence genomic region:
- the SCG3 gene encoding secretogranin-3 isoform X2 — translation MAAIQDGFTNGENDETVSNTLTLTNGLERRTKIYNEDNFEELQYFPNFYALLKSIDSEKEAKEKETLITIMKTLIDFVKMMVKYGTISPEEGVSYLENLDETIALQTKNKLEKNVTDNKSKLFPVPSEKSHEETDSTKEEAAKMEKEYGTLKDTTKNDNSNPRGKTDEPKGKTEAYLEAIRKNIEWLKKHDKKGNKEDYDLSKMRDFINQQADAYVEKGILDKEEADAIKRIYSSL, via the exons ATGGCAGCAATTCAAGATGGTTTTACTAATGGAGAAAATGATGAAACAGTATCTAATACCTTAACCTTGACGAATGGCTTGGAAAGGAGAACTAAAATCTACAATGAAGACAATTTCGAGGAACTTCAATATTTCCCAAACTTCTATGCACTCCTGAAAAGTATTGATTCAG aaaaagaggcaaaagagaaagaaacgcTGATTACCATCATGAAAACGTTGATTGACTTTGTGAAGATGATGGTGAAGTATGGCACCATATCCCCAGAAGAAGGCGTCTCCTACCTTG aaaACTTGGATGAAACAATTGCTCTTCAGACCAAGAACAAGCTAGAAAAAAATGTCACTGACAATAAAAGCAAGCTTTTCCCAG TGCCATCAGAAAagagtcatgaagaaacagaTAGTACCAAGGAAGAAGCAGCTAAGATGGAAAAGGAATATGGAACCTTGAAGGATACAACAAAAAATGATAACTCCAACCCAAGAGGAAAGACAGATGAGCCAAAAG GGAAAACAGAAGCCTATTTGGAAGCCATCAGAAAAAATATCGAATGGTTGAAGAAACacgacaaaaaaggaaataaagaag ATTATGACCTTTCAAAGATGAGGGACTTCATCAACCAACAAGCGGATGCCTACGTGGAGAAAGGCATCCTTGATAAAGAAGAAGCTGATGCCATCAAGCGTATTTACAGCAGCCTGTAA
- the SCG3 gene encoding secretogranin-3 isoform X1, which translates to MGFLWTGTWILVLVLHSSPLQAFPKPGGSQDNPLHNRELSAERPLNEQIAEAEADKIKKTYPPENKPSESNYSFVDNLNLLKAITEKEKNEKERQSIGSSPYDNKLNVEDVDSTKNRRLIDDYDSTKSGLDHKFQDDPDGLHQLDGTPLTAEDIVQKIATRIYEENDRGVFDKIVSKLLNLGLITESQAHTLEDEVAEVLQKLISKEANNYEEEPSKPTSRTESQAGKIPEKVTPMAAIQDGFTNGENDETVSNTLTLTNGLERRTKIYNEDNFEELQYFPNFYALLKSIDSEKEAKEKETLITIMKTLIDFVKMMVKYGTISPEEGVSYLENLDETIALQTKNKLEKNVTDNKSKLFPVPSEKSHEETDSTKEEAAKMEKEYGTLKDTTKNDNSNPRGKTDEPKGKTEAYLEAIRKNIEWLKKHDKKGNKEDYDLSKMRDFINQQADAYVEKGILDKEEADAIKRIYSSL; encoded by the exons ATGGGGTTCCTTTGGACCGGCACTTGGATTCTGGTGTTGGTGCTCCACAGCAGCCCACTTCAAGCTTTCCCCAAACCGGGAGGCAGCCAAG ACAACCCCCTACATAATAGAGAATTGAGTGCAGAAAGGCCTTTGAATGAACAG ATTGCTGAAGCAGAAGCAGACAAGATTAAAAAGACATACCCTCCAG aaaacaaGCCAAGTGAAAGCAATTATTCCTTTGTTGACAACCTGAACCTACTAAAGGcaataacagaaaaggaaaaaaatgagaaggaaagacAATCCATAGGAAGCTCCCCATATGATAATAAATTGAATGTGGAAGACGTCGATTCAACCAAGAATCGAAGACTGATTGATGATTATGATTCTACTAAGAGTGGACTGGATCATAAATTTCAAG ATGATCCAGATGGCCTTCACCAACTAGATGGAACTCCTTTAACTGCAGAAGACATTGTCCAGAAGATTGCTACCAGGATTTATGAGGAAAATGACAGAGGGGTTTTTGACAAGATCGTTTCTAAACTGCTGAATCTTGGCCTG ATCACAGAAAGCCAAGCACACACACTGGAAGATGAAGTAGCTGAGGTTTTACAAAAATTGATCTCAAAGGAAGCCAACAATTATGAGGAGGAACCCAGTAAACCCACAAGCAGGACCGAGAGTCAAGCTGGAAAAATCCCAGAGAAAGtg ACTCCAATGGCAGCAATTCAAGATGGTTTTACTAATGGAGAAAATGATGAAACAGTATCTAATACCTTAACCTTGACGAATGGCTTGGAAAGGAGAACTAAAATCTACAATGAAGACAATTTCGAGGAACTTCAATATTTCCCAAACTTCTATGCACTCCTGAAAAGTATTGATTCAG aaaaagaggcaaaagagaaagaaacgcTGATTACCATCATGAAAACGTTGATTGACTTTGTGAAGATGATGGTGAAGTATGGCACCATATCCCCAGAAGAAGGCGTCTCCTACCTTG aaaACTTGGATGAAACAATTGCTCTTCAGACCAAGAACAAGCTAGAAAAAAATGTCACTGACAATAAAAGCAAGCTTTTCCCAG TGCCATCAGAAAagagtcatgaagaaacagaTAGTACCAAGGAAGAAGCAGCTAAGATGGAAAAGGAATATGGAACCTTGAAGGATACAACAAAAAATGATAACTCCAACCCAAGAGGAAAGACAGATGAGCCAAAAG GGAAAACAGAAGCCTATTTGGAAGCCATCAGAAAAAATATCGAATGGTTGAAGAAACacgacaaaaaaggaaataaagaag ATTATGACCTTTCAAAGATGAGGGACTTCATCAACCAACAAGCGGATGCCTACGTGGAGAAAGGCATCCTTGATAAAGAAGAAGCTGATGCCATCAAGCGTATTTACAGCAGCCTGTAA